The Branchiostoma lanceolatum isolate klBraLanc5 chromosome 19, klBraLanc5.hap2, whole genome shotgun sequence DNA segment CCCAAGCTCATCTCAAACAGCACGTACGACGTTTTCTTAAAGCCGGAGAAGCTCTCCATGTTTTTGCCGAATATCAGGATCCCGCTGAAGCCGTAGGCCACTATAACAACCAGCATGTACACCGCAAACGCAAAGGCTTCCCCGTATACCAGCTAGtgtaaacgaaaaaaaaactattaatttttgttttacaaattACTGGAACAACAGAATGGACTACAACTTTGGAATCTCGGATATAAATTTGGAAGATGAATTCTACGTACACGAGGCAGAGCGTAGACAGTAGCAATACCCCTGGAGAAGTTGAGAACCCGGAGGATGATGCAGGTGCTGATGAAGATGGAAAAGGACAGGACCTCCTTGAAGGTTGCGTCCCATTGGCTGGCGGTACTGATGTCCACAAAGTCATTAATGCCGAACAGTCCTGTAAATTCCACATGTAAAAACGTTACTTATAATGTCTCTTGGTATCTCGACAATTTCTAAACTTGACCAGTAAACACTACGCGGAACagcatatgatatatttcacatATGTAAAAGGCGGTTTCGTAGTTTGCCTTAACAGATCTGATTCTCCCAAATGTCAAAACTGTTAGGATACTTTGTTTACAAATACCTTTTGCCTGTTCCATGTCACCCAATGCAGCAGCTGCCTTTGTATACCGAAGTGCGAATGTCACAATGACGGCTGTCGACAAGCCAATGTTGCACAGGATCAAGATGTTCCAGAAACTGCTGAAGTACAGACGGCCGGTCTTCCGTATGTTCCAAATCTCATTCAGGACGTTGTAGATAAAGAAAAGAACGAACACGATGTGGAAAAGCATCTGGACGAAGTCGTCTGCTGTTTGGTACTGGAACAGCCGGAAGGTCTCGATACTGGGCTGTAGATAAGCAGCGCCCCCTGGGATGTACTGCAGCCTGAACACCACGGTGCTGAACAGCTTCACGTCAGGGTGGTAGAAGTTTATCCGGAGGATGAGAGTGTCTGAAACCATCAGGATCCAGTTGGTTTGTTTGAGGAATTCTATCACGGCAGCAGCCTGACCGGCATCTCGTGGCAGGTCCACTGTGGTGTAGCACGCCGAAGTCTCGTTTCTGAAACACAATTACAGTACTTTACTAGGCAAGCTGAAAGGTAGATAAACAAATCAAAGCTGTATTACAAATGCCAATGACAAAAATCCACAGGTTATAAAACTGATTAATAGAACTCGATGATGGAATGTGCGTAGATCTTCTCTGTCTACTGTACATAAGCAAAACTTGCCAAGACGTCATCAGTATTGAATACTGCAAACATGTCTTTGATATACCTAAAGTCGTCGACAATACTGGTAGTTCCGTTGTGCAAACAGCTTCGTCCACTCTCTCGGCCAAGAGCTTcgttttgtagatacataaacaGCTCAGGATAGAGCCTTTGGTTGCTGTGTTCGAGGTCTATGTCTATTGGGTTCCCTGAAATTGAATGGAGATCCAAATAAAAACTTATTATATAATAACGAGAAGTACAAATAATTATTGACCAGTTTTACAAATCAaatgaaacacaaaacaaaagcttTGGGATTCGCAATGCTTTGTCACCTGGATACTTGGTGGTTCTCTCCAGGCGAACAGGACCGATCCGGAATGCGTTTGTTCCGACCGGAAACTGTTTGTCCAGCCACCTCAGCTTCTGCCCGCTGTATCCGCGCTCCGGGTGAAGGGACGGCATCAGGTCAGATGACAGCCACTCCCAAGCATCGTCTACTGTGGTGACCTGCAGAAGGGAAATTAATTACAGTATTTTAGTGCACAGACTCCGGAGAAGACAGTGTTGAATTACGAAATAAAGCGGCAAATTGTTTCTAAGTTTGTACAATTTGCTCATAGACTGATAGTTGTTCGGAAGGTCAATGAAAATAATCATAATTAAAAAttgaactgttctccaactcaagaaAATGGACTTTCCTGAATTTTGGACCCTAGTGCAGTATACACGTGATTACGCGCGAGTGACGTGAATACCgggtcaaagttcgtcggaagtcggcaacgccccccgtcccggttgagagaagATTGGTGTGCCCtgactttgacccagtgctgatgTCACACGTGTTTAATCACATGTCTACAACACTTGGGTCAGTCAGCTGATGAAGATCAAGTGGTCGGAAATTCCGCTGAGTCAGTTttcttgagttggagaacagttggATTTTCCATTATGTAATTTACAAGCTGAGAAGAAATCTCATGCTAGTAAAGTGATCTTATTGGAGGGTCCTGTAGCTTAAGACGGACAGTTTTCTAATCATACCTCCTTATATCCGGAAAGCAGGCTGTTCTCCAGCGAGGTCCTGACGTAGTAGGCGTGTCTGTCGAAGCCTAGAACCCCGATGTAGAAGGCATTTCCAGTGAAGATCAGCAGAAACACTAGGACAACCAGGATGCTTCTACCTTTAGTCATCTTCTCGGTCCAGTTCGGGTCatggtcggttttcttcgggGCTGGTGGTAAAACCCTCCGAGCAGGAACTTATTCGGAAATACAGAACACCAAAGGTTAATCAGAAATTCAGAACatgccgtttttttttttgagatactacaaataaaaaaatctcaATCTTACAGTAAAGGTAACCAAGTAGCCATTCTGAGCTTCTTTTTACCAACTAAACACATCATACACAGCCTTTGTGAAAAAACAGCTTTAATGGCGGTATTTTAGTTAATTAGTAAAACCGTCATCAAGAATCTTCTTCGTGTCAAATAGCTCCAAAC contains these protein-coding regions:
- the LOC136425534 gene encoding polycystin-2-like, coding for MTKGRSILVVLVFLLIFTGNAFYIGVLGFDRHAYYVRTSLENSLLSGYKEVTTVDDAWEWLSSDLMPSLHPERGYSGQKLRWLDKQFPVGTNAFRIGPVRLERTTKYPGNPIDIDLEHSNQRLYPELFMYLQNEALGRESGRSCLHNGTTSIVDDFRNETSACYTTVDLPRDAGQAAAVIEFLKQTNWILMVSDTLILRINFYHPDVKLFSTVVFRLQYIPGGAAYLQPSIETFRLFQYQTADDFVQMLFHIVFVLFFIYNVLNEIWNIRKTGRLYFSSFWNILILCNIGLSTAVIVTFALRYTKAAAALGDMEQAKGLFGINDFVDISTASQWDATFKEVLSFSIFISTCIILRVLNFSRGIATVYALPRLVYGEAFAFAVYMLVVIVAYGFSGILIFGKNMESFSGFKKTSYVLFEMSLGRPFVGVFADDMKAADRVMGPLYYSTFVMFFVFYLMHLGVGMLCNWMSYCETSDDIGVDTEMGDYFWNSFRSLLGIRHNSEGIDDEAQLPDHFMDETLQRTDTVLQEVDRVTDLMYKFECKKRQLTHVQPGTSRDLV